Genomic DNA from Sphingomonas lacunae:
ACGTTGACGGTGAACTTCGAGTCCTTGTTGATGCGATAGAAATCCACATGCATCGGACGGTCGGTGACCGGGTGGAAAGCGACATCCTTGGCCAACGTCATGGTCGTCTTTCCAGCCACTTCGACTTCGATAGTGGCAGAGAAAAAGTGACCCGTCATCAGCGCCTTAACCAGCGCCTTTTCTTCGACGTGGATGGCTTCGGGCTCCTTGTTGTCGCCGTACAGGACGGCGGGGACGCGGCCCGAATTGCGCAGTGCACGAGAGGCTCCCTTGCCAACTCCTTCACGCGCTTCGGCCGACAGCGTCAGCTGTTCGCTCATGATATTACTCCGGTCTGGAAAACAGAAACTCCCGCCACGCCTCCAGGGATGACCATGTCAGGAAGTGCGCGCGCTTAGCGACAGTTGCGGCAAAAGGCAAGCGAGTGTGCCATTGGACCGCGCTCAACGGTCTGGCAATCGTTCGACCACAAATCCGCGGGCGGATAGCATGGCGGGAAGATTGTCCGGGCCGACCAGATGGGCGGCGCCCACCGCAACCAGCACAGTGCCCGGCCGTTGCATCCTGGCCGACAATTGATCAGCCCAGCGCCGGTTGCGATCGGTCACCAGCGGACCGAACAGCCCTGGCAATTGAATGAAATCCTGGTGGGCAAGCCGGGCCAGTGCCGCTGTGTCACCGCTGGCCCATGCGCGAACGGTGGCGCGGATGGTATCGGCTGCGCCATTTGAACGACGCACGCTTTGCGTCAGCATCTGATCCTGCAGCGGGACAGGCAAATCATCGAACAGGGCAAGTTGCTGGCGCGCGGTTTCCAGTCCGCTGACCGGCTTGTTCGCCCTGGCAAATGCGGCGGTCAGGCGCTGTTCCACGCCATTGTCGACAGCGAGACCGGAATCGGCAGTGGAGACGTTGCTGACGGTGAGGCTCAATGCCCAGCTTTCCATTCGGTCAGCATCACGTTCATCCAGTCCGGCAGCGCCGGCGAGATCGACCAGCCGGTCTGCTGCAACAGCGTCAAGGCGTTGGTCTATCG
This window encodes:
- a CDS encoding 50S ribosomal protein L25/general stress protein Ctc, producing the protein MSEQLTLSAEAREGVGKGASRALRNSGRVPAVLYGDNKEPEAIHVEEKALVKALMTGHFFSATIEVEVAGKTTMTLAKDVAFHPVTDRPMHVDFYRINKDSKFTVNVPVVFTNEAASPGLKRGGVLNIVRHDVELACDANHIPEELVIDLTGYEVGDSIHISAVKLPEGTKPTITDRDFTIATVVAPSGLRSAEGDTTKNDSE
- a CDS encoding TraB/GumN family protein, which codes for MGLMLVAGCSAPEPMVTGPVHPAMWQVSDGDTRIILLGSVHLLPADLDWQDDRIRRAVEQSDQLLLELAPSEVEQAPALFALMASDEAVAPIDQRLDAVAADRLVDLAGAAGLDERDADRMESWALSLTVSNVSTADSGLAVDNGVEQRLTAAFARANKPVSGLETARQQLALFDDLPVPLQDQMLTQSVRRSNGAADTIRATVRAWASGDTAALARLAHQDFIQLPGLFGPLVTDRNRRWADQLSARMQRPGTVLVAVGAAHLVGPDNLPAMLSARGFVVERLPDR